GTGCGGGTGACCACGGTCCGCTGCATGATTCCGGCGGAGTCACGGGACTCCTCGGCCTCCCGGACCACCCGGTGGTCGTCGCAGCTGCCGAAGGCGAGCTCGACGGAGGCGCCGGGGGCGGTGAAGTCCAGCGTGCCGCGGCCGCTGAATCCGTTGCCGCGGACCAGGTCCACGGGCCCGGCGAGCAGCGCATGGCCGGACCGGTTGTCGAACCGCACCACCTGGGTGACCAGCGGAGAAAGCTCGGGTGAGCAGGCGTACTCGCTGCTCGCGGCCGTGGTGAAGACGGAGAGCGGCACCCGGTGGGCGCGGCCGTCTGCGGGTACGGAGACCGGAGCGGGGGAGCGCAGCACCCGCGTCTCGCCGCCGTCGTCCACCCCGGGCAGGCCGAGCACCGGGACCGGGCCGAGGTCCCCGATCTCCTCCTCGCGCAGTTCGACGTCGACCGTGCGGCGCTCCGCGGCGGAGCGGTCCTTGAGCGTCAGCCGGTCCTCGCCCAGCCACGGTGGGTCGGTGGCCAGCGCCGACCGCGCCGTCGACAACGTCAGCCGTACGTCCGACCAGTCCTCGCCGGTGCGCTGCCAGACCATCGCGTCGGTCTCCAGCGTCAGGGAGCCCCCGTCGAGCACGGCCCGGTAGGCGGGCCGCCACAGCGCACACGCGGTGAGGTGGCTCAATCGCAGCCCGACCGGCCCGGCGGCCGCGGCCTCCACGGTCAGCTCGACATGACCGACCAGCTCGGCCGGCTCCTCCTCGGAGAGGCCCATGGCCTGCCAGACCTCCCTGAGTTCGGAGGCGATGGCGGCCAGCCGGGCCTCTACGGCGCGGAGTTGCTCGCCGTACGAGTCGCGCTCGTCGTCCACCCGGTCCAGTTCGCGGGCCCAGCGGGGCCCTTCGGACTCGCCGGAGCCGGCGCCTTCGCCGATCTCCCGCAGCACATCGGCGGCGAGGCGGCCGAGCAGGTCGAGGCGGGCGTGCAGCCGGTCGCGTCGCTGCCCCAGAGAGAGCTGCTCCTCTTCGAGGAGGTGCACGCGCCGGCGCAGGGCTGAGTCGTCGGCGGACGGCAGCGGCTCGCGCGGCGTCCAGGTGCGGACGATCCGCACGTCCAGCACGGTCGTGGGGTGATCGGCGGTCAGTTCGGCGTGGAGGGTGCGGTCGACGGCCAGGGCACTGACCGGCCCGAGACGCAGCCGCTGGACCCCGGCCTCCAGGTCGAGCACGGCGGTGCGCTCGATGTGGGCGCGATCCTCCATGCAGGTGACGGCGGTGACGGGGAGGGCGATCGGCTTCGGCGACGTGGACATGGTGGGTGTCAGCTCCTGCGGTTGCCGCCGACCAGGGCCTTGCCGGCCGGGATGCGGATCTCGTAACGGCCGTCGAGGGCGGCGGTGTCGCCGGCGGGCAGCTCCACCCGCCAGACGCGGGTGCCCGGGGCGTGGTGTTCGGGGCCCGTGCCGGGCTCGGGTGCCGTCCAGTCGGCCCGCTCCTCGATGCGGACGTCCGGTTCGGAGGTGACCGGCACCCGCTCGCGGACCTCGACGGTGACGGGCCTCGCGAGCCGGTTGGCCAGTTCCACGTGGACGCGGTGGTCGAGCACGGTGGTGTTGTTGCGCAGGCCCGAGGTCGACTCGTGCAGGTTCGTACGACGGGTGACCCGGATTCCCTCGGCCGGCCCGAGCCCCACCCGGCGGACGCCGCCGGGGGCGAGCGTGGGCAGTGCGGCGGTCAGCAGGAACTCGTCGTCGACCGTGACCTCCACCGGGCCGGCCAGCAGAGCCTGGCCGGTGGCGTTGGAGAGCACCGACGTCGCGTACACGGTCTGCTCCACGGACGGCACACAGAGGTACTCGGTGCGCAGACCGACCGGGATCTCGGCGACGGTGATGGTGTGCCAGGTGCCGTCCGACGGGACGTCGGCGCGGGCGGTGGCGTCGAAGCGGTGGTCGAAGGAGCCCGCCGACTCGCGGGGCCGCACGGCGTGCCCGGGCAGTGGCAGCGCGGCCACCGCTTCGGCGCGGCGGCGGTACTCGGCCGCCACCGCGTCGAAGGGAGCGTCAGGAAACAGCCTGCCCCGGCGACCTCCCTGCTCGTCCGGGCCGCACAGGACGAGGGCGGCGTAGTCGAGCTCGGTACTGCTCGGCTGCGGCGGACCGGGCGCCGGAGGCGGTGGTGGTGGCGCAGCCCGGCCGGGAGCCGCCGGCGCCATGGGGGCGGCGGCCCTCGCGAAGGGGCTGCCGCCGGGATGCGGCATGCCTCCGGGTTGCGAGGGGGCGGGCTGCGACCGCTCGGGCATCTCGCCCTCGAAGTCCTCCGGGTAGTGGCCGCCTGCGCCGCCGGGCGCCGGGGGCGGTGCGCCGTAGCCCTGCGGTGCCGCTGCCGCCATTGCTGCCGGCGGTGGCGGAACGGGACCGGGCGCGGAGCCGCCCGTGGCACCACCGGGCGCGGAACCGGCCCACACGGCACCGGTCGTATCAGGGCGAGGGCCTGCCGCCTCGTACCCGGCGAACAGGTCGGAGAGCCCGGCCGGGGGCTCGCGCCAGCCCGAAGGCGCGGGCGCGGGCTGACGGCGTCCGATCCGGATCGAGCGGAGCCTCGGCAGGTCGGTGCGGCGCCGCAGGTCGGCGGTGGCCAGGGCGATGCGCACGCCGGTCCAGTCCTCGCCGGTGCGCTGCGCGACCGAGGCACGCAGCACCAGATCGCCGGTGCCGTCGCCCTGACGGTAGGCGAGGCGGTAGGCCGGCACCCAGACGGCGCCCGGCACCCCGTACTCCAGCTCCAGGTCCAGCCCCGTCTCCGCGTCAGCGGTGCCGTCGAGCGTAAGGACCGCGGAGACCGTGGCCTCCACGTGCGCTGACGGTGCGTCGGTGGAGGCGCGGTCGAGCCTGTCCGTGGCGACGCCGAGTTCGTGTTCGGCGCGGCGCAGCGCCTCCTCCAGCTCGACGAGGCGGGCGTGCAGCCCCGTCAGCCGCTCCTCGACGAAGTCGGCCAGCCCCAGCCACGCGTCGACCGGGGTACGGCGGTGCGATTCCTCGCGCCTGCGGGCCGGTGGGACCGGGCGCAGGCCCCTGACCTCCTCGATCAGGCTCAGTTGCCGGTCCCGGCGGCCCTGCGCGGCCGCGCACTCGTCGTACAGCCGCTCGACCTCGCGCTGCAACCCCTCGGGCGTGCCGGTGCCGAGCGGCTCGGCCTCGACCTCCACCCGCGCCTCGGTGACACGCACCCCCGGCGCGCCCAGGATCCGGGCCCGCAGCGAACCCGGGTCCAGCGAGCGGGGCAGCCCCGTCACCCGCACCCGGCCGTCCGGCGGCACGCTGCCCCGGGCCAGTCGGCGGCAGACCGCGCCCTGCGCGTACACCACGACCGAATCGAGGGTCGACCCCCACCTCTGTGCCGTCTCAGCCGTCATGTGCTGCGCCCCCCGCCGCGTCCGTGTTGGGCGCAGCCTACGCCCGAGCGGTCCGTGCTTCCGCGCCGGTCCCGATGTCGGTGACCCTTCGTACGGGCGGGGGCATGAGCACCTCCGGCGAAGTCCGCGAGTTCGCCTCGGGCCGGGGCCCCTTACGTCTCCAGCCGTGCCGCCAGTTCCCCGGGCAGCGCATCCCGGTTCTGCGCGGTCACGTGGACCAGTTCGATGCCGGCGCGCTGCTTGAGGGCGTCGGTGAACGGGTCGTGGCGCGCGTGCACGGTGGCGACGACGTCGATGTCGGCCGTGAGCAGTTCCCCCACGGCCTTCCGGAACGCGGAGCTTGCCAGCTCCATCCCGCCCAGCTCGTCGATGAGCGCGAGATCCCCCGGCGCCGGGCCCGGTGACAGCGGGGCGAGGGCCGACAGGGCCAGTTCGTCCATGACGCGCAGGTCGACACCGTACCGGCCGACGCGCGGCGGCCCGGGGAAGGCGACGTGCGCGAGCACGGCCCGCCTGCCGTCCAGCGTCTCCAGCGCGAAACCCACGCGGGCGGTGCCCTCCCGGATCTCCTCCGTCGTGAAACCGACGGGCGTACGGGTGCGCAGCAGGGAGGCCAGCCGTCGCACGGCGGTCGTCTTGCCCACGCCCGGCCGTCCTTCGAGCAGGATCCTGGTCGGCATCGCGTCCTCCGAGGGTGCGTGCAGGGCGTCGTCCCTGTGATCCTCGCGCGGGCGAGGCCGCAGGAGTGAGACGGCGCTCCGGCAAGCGCGGCCCCCCGTGGGCAGGGGCCGTGCCCACCTCCCCCCTTATTGCACATATATTGCAGTTGCGAGCAAGAAGCAGAGGGAGACGTGCTGTGGGTGCACCGGTGGTGCTGGGGATCGAGTCGTCGTGCGATGAGACGGGCGCGGGCATCGTGCGGGACGGGAAACTGCTCGCGCACGTGGTGGCGTCGAGCATGGACGAGCACGCGCGGTTCGGCGGGGTGGTGCCCGAGATCGCCGCCCGGGCGCACCTGCACTCCTTCAACCCGGTCGTGCGCCAGGCCCTGGACCAGGCCGGGATGCGGCTCACCCAGATCGACGCGGTCGCCGTCACCACCGGCCCCGGCCTGTCCGGCGCGCTCCAGGTGGGCCTGTCCGGCGCCAAGACCCTCGCCTACGCGGCCGGGGTTCCGCTGTACGGCGTCCACCACCTGGCCGGGCACGTCGCCGCCGACACCCTCGAGCACGGCCCGCTGCCCGAACCGTGCGTGGTGCTGATCGTCTCCGGCGGCCACACCTCCCTGCTGCTCGTACGGGACCTGGTCCGCGAGCCGATCCTGCACCTGGGCGACACCCTGGACGATGCGGCGGGGGAGTGCTTCGACAAGGTGGCCCGCATCCTGGGCCTGCCGTACCCGGGCGGACCCGCCATCGACCGGGCGGCACGGGAGGGCGACCGGCGGGCCGTGGCCTTCCCGCGCCCGCTGACCCGGCCCGGCGACGACCCGTACGCGTTCTCCTTCTCCGGCCTCAAGACGGCGGCGGCCCGCTGGGTCGAGGGCCACCGGCTGCGCGGGGAGGAGGTCCCGGTCGCCGACGGGGCCGCCGCCCTTCAGGAGGCCGTGGCCGACGTGCTGACCCGCAAGGCGCTCGCCGCCTGCCGCGCGTACGACGTCAGGACGCTGATCGTCGTCGGGGGAGTGGCCGCCAACTCCCGGGTCCGCGCCCTGGCGGAGAAGCGCTGCGCCTCGGCCGGGATCGAACTGCGCGTCCCGCCCATGACCCTGTGCACCGACAACGGCGCGATGATCGCCGCCGTCGGCGACCTCCTCGTCCGCTCCGGCGCCGAACCGGCGCCCCTAGACGTGTCGATCGACCCGTCGGCACCGCTCGAGTACGCGGCTCTGACCCCGCTCGCCCGCCCGGCCGTTCGAACAGCGTGATGCCCGCCCGCGTCCGGCGCGTCTCCGGCGCCGACCTGCACGGGTACACGGACGCACTGCGCGCCGTGTACGCCGACGCCTTCGGCGGGCCGCCCTGGGCGGAGGGACCGGAGCATGCCGACGCCTACGCGCGGCGGCTCGCCGACGACGTACGGCGGCCGGGCTTCACCGCCGCCCTGGCGCTGGACGGGGACACCGTCCTCGGCTGGGCGACGGCCTGGACGACCCCGCACCCCTTCCCCGCCGACCGCTGCTACCCGCGCATATCGGCGGCCCTGGGCGGGCGGCGCACCGGCGACTGGCTGTGCGGGGCCCGCGAAGGAACCGGATGCGCGGCCTTCCTCGGCCCCCGGCACCCGGCCCGCACGGCCGTCCCCCGTCCCATCCGAGACCTCTGAGACCTCTGAGACCCGAGCCCGAGACCCGATCAACGGAGCAGCACACCTTGCGTACCGCCGACATCCGCCGCAGATTCCTGGACTTCTTCGCCGAACGCGGTCACACCATCGTCCCCAGCGCACCGCTGCCGACGCCGGACCCGACCCTGCTGTTCGTCAACGCCGGCATGGTCCCCTTCAAGCCCTACCTGACCGGGGAGCAGGCGGCGCCCTGGCCGCGCGCCACCAGCGTGCAGAAGTGCATCCGCACCCTCGACATCGAGGAGGTCGGCAAGACCACCCGGCACGGCTCCTTCTTCCAGATGAACGGCAACTTCTCCCTCGGGGACTACTTCAAGGAGGAGGCCATCGGCTTCGCCTGGGAGCTGTCGACGAAGGCGCAGGCCGACGGCGGCTACGGGCTCGATCCCGACCGCATCTGGGTCACCGTCCACCACTCCGACACCGACGCCCGCGGCATCTGGCGCGAGGTCGCCGGACTGCCCGACGAGCGGATCGTCGCCCGCGGCGACGAGGACAACTTCTGGTCCATGGGCGTCCCCGGCCCGTGCGGGCCCTGCTCCGAGCTGTACTACGACCGCGGCCCGGCGCTCGGTCGCGAGGGCGGCCCGGCGGTCGACGAGGACCGCTACATGGAGTTCTGGAACCTGGTCTTCATGCAGTACGAGCGCGGCGAGGGCGCGGGCAAGTCCGGCTACCCGATCCTCGGCGAATTGCCCCGCCGCAACATCGACACCGGCATGGGCCTGGAGCGGATGGCCACCCTCCTCCAGGGCAAGGACAACCTGTACGAGATCGACGAGACCCGCCCGGTCCTCGACCGCGCCGCCGAGCTCGCCGGGGTCCGCTACGGCTCCGACGCGCAGGCCGACGTCCGCCTGCGGGTGGTCGCCGACCACGTCCGCACCGCCCTGATGCTGCTCGCCGACGGTACCGCCCCCGGCAACGAGGGCCGCGGCTACGTGCTGCGCCGCATCCTGCGCCGCTCGGTCCGCTCCATGCGCCAGCTCGGCTTCCACGACCCGGCCCTGCCCGAGCTGATGACCGTGGCCCGCGACTGCATGGCCCCCAGCTACCCCGAGGTCACCGAGGCCTTCGCCCGGATCGCGGACCAGGCGTACGGCGAGGAGGACGCCTTCCGCGCCACCCTCAAGCAGGGCACCACCGTGCTCGACACCGCCGTCGCCAGGGTCAAGGCGGACGGCGGCCGCTCGCTGCCCGGCAAGCAGGCCTTCCTGCTGCACGACACCTACGGGTTCCCGATCGACCTCACCCTGGAGATGGCCTCCGAACAGGGCGTCGAGGTCGACCGGGAGGGCTTCACCGCGCTGATGAACGAGCAGCGCGAACGGGCCCGCGCCGACGCCCGCGCCCGCAAGTCCGGCGGGGCCACCGACACCGGCGCGCTGCGCACCGTCCTGGACGCCCACGGCCCGACCGAATGGCGCGCCTGGGAGACCCTGACCACCGAGTCGAAGGTGCTCGCCGTCCTCGGCGCGAACGGCCCGGTGCCGGCCGCCCGCGAGGGCGAGATCGTCTCGGTCGTCCTGGACCGCTCCCCGTTCTACGCCGAATCCGGAGGCCAGGACAGCGACGCCGGCCGTATCTCCGGCAGTTCGGCCGAGGCCGAGGTCCTCGACGTCCAGCGCCCGCTGCCCGGCCTGGTCGTGCACCAGGTGCGCATCACCGCCGGAGAGCTCGCCGCCGGTGACCCGGTGGTCGCGGCCGTCGACCCCGAGTGGCGCCTCGGGGCACGCCAGGCCCACTCCGGCACCCACGTCCTGCACGCCGCGCTCCGCGAGATCCTCGGCCCCACCGCCCTGCAGTCCGGCTCGTACAACCGGCCCGGCTACCTGCGCCTGGACTTCCCCTGGCGCGGAGCCCTCTCGCAGACGGTCCGCAGCGAGGTCGAGGAGGCCGCCAACCGCGCCCTGCGCCGCGACCTTCCGGTCGGCGTGCGCTGGATGACCCTGCCGGAGGCCAAGGAGCTCGGCGCGCTCGCCCTGTTCGACGAGACGTACGGGGAGCAGGTCCGGGTCGTCGAGATCGGCGGGGCCTGGTCCCGGGAGCTCTGCGGCGGCACCCACGTCGACCACGCCTCCCAGGTCGGCACGGTCGCCCTGACCGCGGAGTCCTCGGTCGGCGCCGGCATGCGCCGCCTGGAGGCCGCGGTCGGCGTCGAGGGCTTCGGCTACCTCGCCCGGGAGCGTGACCTGGTCTCCCGCATCGCCGAGCAGCTGAACGCGCCCCGCGCCGAGCTCCCCGAGAAGATCGCCGGCCTCCTGGACCGGCTCAAGGCCGCGGACCGGGAGAACGCCCGCCTCAAGGCAGGGGCCACCGCGGCCCAGGCCGCCGAACTGGCCGGCCGGGCCGTGGACGCGGGCGGCACGCTCGTCGTCACCACGACCGTCGACGGCACCACGGACGAGGCCCGCGCCCTGGCCCTCGCCGTCCGCGACCGCCTCCCGCAGGGACGGCCCGGCGCGGCCGCCGTCGCCACGGCGTCCGGCGGACTGGTCCTGGCCCTCACGACCCCGGCCCGTGAAGCCGGACTGAACGCCGCCGCGCTGGTCAAGCAGCTTCTGGGCGGCCGGGGCGGGGGCTCGCCGGAGATCGCCCAGGGCGGCGGCATCCCCGCCGAGCGCCTGAACGACGTCCTGGCGGAACTTCCCCGCCTCGTCGGCGGTCGCTGATCCGCCGACGGCTGAGCCGAGGGGAGCGCGCGCCGACCGGCCACGTGCTCCCCACGGCACCGGCACCGCGCAGCACGGGGCGGGCGCGCTTCTTGGCGAGATTTCCCCCATGCATGGCGACTTGGCCTCTCACCGTGTGCGGAGCATCAGGCCACGCTTGTCAGCCATGAGCGCTGCCGACAGACACCTTGACGACGCCATAACGGACTTCTCCCACCGGCTCGTGGACGTGGACGGGGTCGTGAAGACCGTATACGTCGCGGGTTCCGGGCCGGCCGTCGTGCTGATGCCCGAGATGCCCGGCATCAGCCCCGACGTCCTTCGGCTGGCACGGTGGGTGCGGGATACGGGTTTCACCGTATACGTCCCCTCCCTCTTCGGAGTTGACGGTGCCTACCCCACGGCCGAGGCCGGCGAGAAGATCGTCCGTCGCGCGTGCGTCAGTGCCGAGTTCCACGCGTTCGCCGGGCGCGGCACCAGCCCCGTCACCGCGTGGCTGCGCGGCCTGGCGCGCCAGGCTCACGCCGAATGCGGCGGTCCGGGCGTCGGCGTGATCGGCCTGTGCTTCACCGGCAACTTCGCCCTCACCATGGCGATGGAACCGGCCGTCATCGCACCGGTGGTCAACCACCCGTCACTTCCGTTCGACGACCCCGCCGGGCTGGAGATCAGCGACGAGGACGCGCGCGCGGTCCGCGACCGCATCGCACGCGATGGACTGAAGGTCCTCGCCTACCGCTTCGACGACGACCGCTGGTGCACGGGCCGGCGCTTCGCCGCCTACCGGGCACTCCTCGGCGACGCCTTCGACGGCCGCGTCCTTCCCGGAAGCTCCGCCAACACCGAGCCGCCCCCGTTCTTCCGCGACGTGGTCGGAACCCCTCACAGCGTCGTCACCGCCCACCTCGTCGACGAGGACGGACATCCCACGCTGCAGGCCAGGGACGAGATCCTCGCCTTTCTGACGGAGCGTTTGAGCCCGCCCGGCGGTTCCGAGACGACAGCGGGTTGAGCGGCGCGACCTTCCCCGGCGCGCGTCCTGTCGCGCTGCGGTATTGAGAGGCGCAGTAGGAGAGGTGTGCGGCAGACTGCCCGGATGTTCGAGATGCACCCTGTCCTAGAGGTCTTCCCCGCCGAGGATTTCACCCTGTGGCCGGTCGCCGAGTTCGATGGCTACGGCTTCCTGCCGCTCAGCGGAGCACTCGCTCCGGCCGAGGTCGGAGCGGCGGTGATGCGCATCGCCGCCTGCAACGACACCGACCCGGAGGGGGACGGCCACCCGCCGAGGCCCGGTGACCCCGTCGGCGCCCTCCTGCACGGGCTCCTCACCGTGGACAGGGTGTTCGCCGCCGGCGGCCTGCGGGTCACCGACACCGCGACCGGTCTCACCGTGCTGCCCGGCTGCTGCTGCGGACTGGAGGACTGGCGCGACTGGCTGCAGGTCGTCGACGGCGGCAGCCCGCCCGACCTCGGCCATGACCCCAGCCCCCTTGCCGAGCGCCGCGGCGACCTGGTCCGGCTGACCGCCGACATCGAAGAGGCCGACAGCCCGGTCATTGAGCTGCCCGTCACCGAATGGCGTCGCATGCTCGTCGACGTGGAACGCGACCTCGCCGACTTCCTTCAGCTGGCTGCCGGATGGGCCGAGCGGCATCTGCCGGGTCATGCCGGCGCGGTTGCTGCCGCTCTTGCCCGAGCACTGGACATGCCGGCACTGGCCGTATCGCAACCGGTCGTGTCGCCGGAACGGTAGGGGCCTCTTCAGCGGCCAAGCGCTGCGGCGCCCAGCAGCGTTGCGTCTCCTGGGGCTAGCGCGGAGCCATTTGATCGATCATCGATCATTACTCGTCGGTAGGTGTTGACTGCATCAACTTGCCGCTCCTAGCGTGGTCTGACGGAAACGAGGTTCCGTCACACGGAATCCGCGGTTCTCGCGGGGTACCCCTGCCGGGCCCCGGCGGCCGGCCCAACCCGCATGCCCGGCCGCGCGTCACCACCGCCGGGGGCGCCGCGGCAGAACGCGGCACCCCCGTCCCCCACCCCGGGATCGTGAAAGAGGATCACCCGTGTCCCAGCTTGACCAACTGCCCGACAAGGACCCGTCGGAGGTCGCCGAGTGGTGCGAGTCCCTGGACTCCGCCGCCCGGTTCGGGGGAGCAGACCGGGCGGCGTACCTGCTGCGCCGTACGCTCGAACACGCCGAGCGGTCCGGGCTGGGCCTCCCTCCGCTCCTGGAGACCCCTTACCTCAACACCATTCCGACCTCCGCCGAGCCCGACTACCCGGGCGACGAGGAGCTGGAGGCCCGGATCACCGCCTGGAACCGCTGGAACGCGGCCGCCATGGTCACCCGTGGCAACCAGCGCGCGGGCCTGGGCGGCCACATGGCGACGTTCGCCTCGGCGGCCTGGCTCTACGAGACGGGATTCCAGCACTTCTTCCGCGGCAAAGGAAGCCTGGGGGCACCCCCAGCGGTAGCTGGGGGAGGCTCCGGCGACCAGCTCTACATCCAGGGCCACGCCTCCCCGGGCATCTACGCACGTGCCTTCCTGGAAGGCCGCCTGACGGAGGGGCAGCTGGACCGCTTCCGGCAGGAGGCCGGGGGCGACGGGCTGCCCTCCTACCCGCACCCGCGCCGGCTGCCCTGGCTGTGGGAGTTCCCGACCGTCTCCATGGGCCTGGGCCCGCTCTCCGCGATCTACCAGGCGCGGTTCAACCGCTATCTGCAGCACCGCGGCATCAAGGACACCTCGCAGTCGCGCGTCTGGGCCTTCCTCGGCGACGGCGAGATGGACGAGCCGGAGTCGACCGCCGCCCTCGCCCTCGCGGGCCGGGAGCGGCTGGACAACCTGACCTTCGTCATCAACTGCAACCTCCAGCGCCTGGACGGCCCGGTCCGCCCCAACTTCAAGATCGTGCAAGAGCTGGAGGCCCAGTTCCGCGCCGCCGGGTGGAACGTCGTCAAGGCGCTGTGGGGCACGGCCTGGGACGGGCTGTTCGCGCAGGACGCCGAGGGTGCGCTGGTGCGCCGGCTGCACGAGGTGCCGGACGCGCAGTTCCAGACGTACGCCACCGCGGACCCGTCCTATCTCCGCGAGCACTTCTTCGGCGCCGAGGGCCCCGGCTCCCCGCTGCACACCATCGGCGCGGGCCTCGGCGACGCCCGGCTCCTGGAGCTCTTCCGGACCTCCCGCGCCGGCCACGAGCCGCGCAAGGTCCACGCCGCCTACCGCGCCGCCGTCGAGCACGAGGGCGCGCCGACCGTCGTCCTCGTGCAGACCGTCAAGGGCTACACGCTCGGCCCGGGCTTCGAGTCGCGCAACGCCAACCACCAGATGAAGAAGCTCACGGGCAAGGAGTTCCGGGCGATGCGGGACCTGCTCGGCCTCCCGATCCCCGACAGCGCACTGGCCGGCGAGATGGTCCCGTACGCCCACCCCGGCGAGAACTCCCCGGAGGTGCGCTACCTGCGCGAGCGCCGCGCGGCGCTCGGCGGCCCGGCCCCGGCCCGCA
This portion of the Streptomyces roseifaciens genome encodes:
- a CDS encoding DUF4139 domain-containing protein, whose amino-acid sequence is MTAETAQRWGSTLDSVVVYAQGAVCRRLARGSVPPDGRVRVTGLPRSLDPGSLRARILGAPGVRVTEARVEVEAEPLGTGTPEGLQREVERLYDECAAAQGRRDRQLSLIEEVRGLRPVPPARRREESHRRTPVDAWLGLADFVEERLTGLHARLVELEEALRRAEHELGVATDRLDRASTDAPSAHVEATVSAVLTLDGTADAETGLDLELEYGVPGAVWVPAYRLAYRQGDGTGDLVLRASVAQRTGEDWTGVRIALATADLRRRTDLPRLRSIRIGRRQPAPAPSGWREPPAGLSDLFAGYEAAGPRPDTTGAVWAGSAPGGATGGSAPGPVPPPPAAMAAAAPQGYGAPPPAPGGAGGHYPEDFEGEMPERSQPAPSQPGGMPHPGGSPFARAAAPMAPAAPGRAAPPPPPPAPGPPQPSSTELDYAALVLCGPDEQGGRRGRLFPDAPFDAVAAEYRRRAEAVAALPLPGHAVRPRESAGSFDHRFDATARADVPSDGTWHTITVAEIPVGLRTEYLCVPSVEQTVYATSVLSNATGQALLAGPVEVTVDDEFLLTAALPTLAPGGVRRVGLGPAEGIRVTRRTNLHESTSGLRNNTTVLDHRVHVELANRLARPVTVEVRERVPVTSEPDVRIEERADWTAPEPGTGPEHHAPGTRVWRVELPAGDTAALDGRYEIRIPAGKALVGGNRRS
- the alaS gene encoding alanine--tRNA ligase, whose protein sequence is MRTADIRRRFLDFFAERGHTIVPSAPLPTPDPTLLFVNAGMVPFKPYLTGEQAAPWPRATSVQKCIRTLDIEEVGKTTRHGSFFQMNGNFSLGDYFKEEAIGFAWELSTKAQADGGYGLDPDRIWVTVHHSDTDARGIWREVAGLPDERIVARGDEDNFWSMGVPGPCGPCSELYYDRGPALGREGGPAVDEDRYMEFWNLVFMQYERGEGAGKSGYPILGELPRRNIDTGMGLERMATLLQGKDNLYEIDETRPVLDRAAELAGVRYGSDAQADVRLRVVADHVRTALMLLADGTAPGNEGRGYVLRRILRRSVRSMRQLGFHDPALPELMTVARDCMAPSYPEVTEAFARIADQAYGEEDAFRATLKQGTTVLDTAVARVKADGGRSLPGKQAFLLHDTYGFPIDLTLEMASEQGVEVDREGFTALMNEQRERARADARARKSGGATDTGALRTVLDAHGPTEWRAWETLTTESKVLAVLGANGPVPAAREGEIVSVVLDRSPFYAESGGQDSDAGRISGSSAEAEVLDVQRPLPGLVVHQVRITAGELAAGDPVVAAVDPEWRLGARQAHSGTHVLHAALREILGPTALQSGSYNRPGYLRLDFPWRGALSQTVRSEVEEAANRALRRDLPVGVRWMTLPEAKELGALALFDETYGEQVRVVEIGGAWSRELCGGTHVDHASQVGTVALTAESSVGAGMRRLEAAVGVEGFGYLARERDLVSRIAEQLNAPRAELPEKIAGLLDRLKAADRENARLKAGATAAQAAELAGRAVDAGGTLVVTTTVDGTTDEARALALAVRDRLPQGRPGAAAVATASGGLVLALTTPAREAGLNAAALVKQLLGGRGGGSPEIAQGGGIPAERLNDVLAELPRLVGGR
- a CDS encoding mucoidy inhibitor MuiA family protein, producing the protein MSTSPKPIALPVTAVTCMEDRAHIERTAVLDLEAGVQRLRLGPVSALAVDRTLHAELTADHPTTVLDVRIVRTWTPREPLPSADDSALRRRVHLLEEEQLSLGQRRDRLHARLDLLGRLAADVLREIGEGAGSGESEGPRWARELDRVDDERDSYGEQLRAVEARLAAIASELREVWQAMGLSEEEPAELVGHVELTVEAAAAGPVGLRLSHLTACALWRPAYRAVLDGGSLTLETDAMVWQRTGEDWSDVRLTLSTARSALATDPPWLGEDRLTLKDRSAAERRTVDVELREEEIGDLGPVPVLGLPGVDDGGETRVLRSPAPVSVPADGRAHRVPLSVFTTAASSEYACSPELSPLVTQVVRFDNRSGHALLAGPVDLVRGNGFSGRGTLDFTAPGASVELAFGSCDDHRVVREAEESRDSAGIMQRTVVTRTVRLYLSRFSAPAEQDERVVVLRERIPVSEVSAVEVRLRKEACSPAPAAVDAEGIARWDVALPPGGRRTVTLVYELSASSKVAGL
- the tsaD gene encoding tRNA (adenosine(37)-N6)-threonylcarbamoyltransferase complex transferase subunit TsaD → MGAPVVLGIESSCDETGAGIVRDGKLLAHVVASSMDEHARFGGVVPEIAARAHLHSFNPVVRQALDQAGMRLTQIDAVAVTTGPGLSGALQVGLSGAKTLAYAAGVPLYGVHHLAGHVAADTLEHGPLPEPCVVLIVSGGHTSLLLVRDLVREPILHLGDTLDDAAGECFDKVARILGLPYPGGPAIDRAAREGDRRAVAFPRPLTRPGDDPYAFSFSGLKTAAARWVEGHRLRGEEVPVADGAAALQEAVADVLTRKALAACRAYDVRTLIVVGGVAANSRVRALAEKRCASAGIELRVPPMTLCTDNGAMIAAVGDLLVRSGAEPAPLDVSIDPSAPLEYAALTPLARPAVRTA
- a CDS encoding nucleoside-triphosphatase, yielding MPTRILLEGRPGVGKTTAVRRLASLLRTRTPVGFTTEEIREGTARVGFALETLDGRRAVLAHVAFPGPPRVGRYGVDLRVMDELALSALAPLSPGPAPGDLALIDELGGMELASSAFRKAVGELLTADIDVVATVHARHDPFTDALKQRAGIELVHVTAQNRDALPGELAARLET
- a CDS encoding dienelactone hydrolase family protein; protein product: MSAADRHLDDAITDFSHRLVDVDGVVKTVYVAGSGPAVVLMPEMPGISPDVLRLARWVRDTGFTVYVPSLFGVDGAYPTAEAGEKIVRRACVSAEFHAFAGRGTSPVTAWLRGLARQAHAECGGPGVGVIGLCFTGNFALTMAMEPAVIAPVVNHPSLPFDDPAGLEISDEDARAVRDRIARDGLKVLAYRFDDDRWCTGRRFAAYRALLGDAFDGRVLPGSSANTEPPPFFRDVVGTPHSVVTAHLVDEDGHPTLQARDEILAFLTERLSPPGGSETTAG